A single Cyprinus carpio isolate SPL01 chromosome A6, ASM1834038v1, whole genome shotgun sequence DNA region contains:
- the pa2g4a gene encoding proliferation-associated protein 2G4a translates to MSDEEQQEQTIADDLVVTKYKMGGDIANQALRVTIDAAKPGVSVLSLCVKGDAFIMAETGKIFKKEKDMKKGIAFPTSVSVNNCVCHFSPLKSDPDYTLKDGDLVKIDLGVHVDGFISNVAHSFVIGATKEAPVTGRKADVIKAAHLCAEAALRLVKPGNQNTQVTEAWNKIAQSFKCNPIEGMLSHQLKQHVIDGEKTIIQNPTDQQRKDHEKAEFEVHEVYAVDVLISTGEGKARDGGQRTTIYKRDPSKQYGLKMKTSRMFFSEVERRFDAMPFTLRAFEDEGKARLGVVECAKHELLQPFSVLNEKEGEFVAQFKFTVLLMANGPLRITTGPLEAELYKSEYDVQDPELKSLIQSSASRKAQKKKKKKASKTAETATGQPAENEVAAK, encoded by the exons ATGTCCGACGAAGAGCAGCAAGAGCAGACCATCGCCGATGACTTGGTCGTGACCAAGTACAAGATGGGCGGTGACATCGCCAACC AGGCGTTGAGGGTCACCATCGATGCCGCCAAACCAGGAGTTTCAGTTCTCAGCCTCTGTGTGAAAGGAGATGCTTTCATCATGGCAGAGACTGGGAAGATCTTTAAGAAGGAGAAGGACATGAAGAAAG GCATTGCGTTCCCCACCAGTGTGTCAGTCAATAACTGTGTCTGCCACTTCTCTCCCCTGAAGAGCGACCCAGACTACACGCTGAAAGATGGAGATTTGGTCAAAAT TGATTTAGGAGTACATGTTGACGGCTTCATCTCCAACGTGGCCCATAGCTTTGTTATTGGAGCTACAAAG GAAGCACCTGTGACAGGAAGGAAAGCTGATGTCATCAAAGCAGCACACCTGTGTGCGGAAGCAGCTTTGCGTCTCGTCAAACCCGGCAACCAG AACACTCAAGTAACAGAGGCCTGGAATAAGATTGCTCAGTCATTCAAGTGCAATCCAATTGAGG GTATGCTGTCTCATCAACTAAAGCAACATGTTATTGATGGAGAAAAGACCATTATCCAGAACCCTACAGATCAACAACG GAAGGACCATGAGAAGGCAGAGTTTGAAGTTCATGAAGTTTATGCCGTGGATGTGCTGATCAGCACAGGAGAGGGGAAG GCGAGAGATGGTGGCCAGAGGACAACCATCTACAAAAGGGACCCCAGTAAGCAGTATGGGCTGAAAATGAAGACCTCAAGAATGTTCTTTAGTGAGGTGGAGAGACGCTTTGACGCCATGCCCTTCACTCTTAG GGCGTTTGAGGATGAAGGAAAGGCTCGTTTGGGAGTGGTGGAGTGTGCCAAACATGAGCTCCTGCAGCCTTTTAGTGTGCTGAACGAGAAAGAAG GTGAATTTGTAGCTCAGTTTAAGTTCACAGTGCTGCTGATGGCCAATGGGCCCTTGAGAATCACCACTGGACCACTTGAAGCGGAACTCTACAAGTCTGAATATGATGTTCAAGATCCTGAACTGAAG TCTCTGATCCAGAGTTCTGCAAGTCGCAaagcacagaagaagaagaaaaagaag GCCTCCAAAACTGCAGAGACTGCTACAGGACAACCAGCTGAGAATGAAGTTGCAGCTAAATAG